The sequence below is a genomic window from Deinococcus terrestris.
GCCCCCGCCGGAGCGGAGGGCCGTTCATGCTGCCTTCCTGGTCTGCCCTACGTGCCCGGCGCGAACCGCGTGTGGCCCCGCAGCCGCACCGCCCGGTAATACGCCTCCGCCGCCGAATAGCAGGCGGGCCGGGCGGCCAGCGCCTTGCGGGCACAGATCGCCCGTAGGTTGACGCGAAAGGCCTCGTCGCTGGCGCGGCGGTTGCCAGCGGTGGGCTCCAGCACCCGCAGGTTGTGGTACGCGAAGTCGTGGACCACGCACGCCGAGTCGAAGTCGTCGCGGTAGCCCAGACCGAGGCCCTGCGGAGTGCTGCACCCGTTGTTTTCCCAGTCGAGGGCGGGCCACAGCGGCTCAAGGCGCGGTCGCGCCGCCGCGAACGCTTCCGGCGTGCCCCACCCCAGCCGCTGAACAACCGCCACCGGGCTGTCTTCCCGGTCGGGCACGGACGGAAAGAGCGCCGGGGCACACGACCCCAGCACTCCGGCCAGCAGCACCAGTCCGGCGCGGCGCAAGGCGTTTACTTGCGGGCCGCCTCGATCAAGGCGGGCACAATCTGGTTCACGTCGCCCACGATGCCGTAGTCGGCCACCTTGAAGATGGGGGCCTCGGCGTCCTTGTTGATTGCCACGATGTACTTGCTCTTGCCCATGCCCGAGAGGTGCTGCACTGCGCCGCTCACGCCCAGCGCGACGTAGGCCTTGGGCTGCACGGTCTTGCCCGTCTGGCCCACCTGCTCGGCGTAGGGCCGCCAGCCCGCGTCCACGACCGCGCGGGTGGCGCCCACGCCCGCCCCGAGGCGGTCGGCGAGGCCCTCCACATAGGCCGTGAAGTTCTCGGGGCTACCCACCCCGCGCCCGCCGCTCACGATCACGTCGGCCTCGGTCAGGGCCACGCGGCTGGACTTCTCCACGCTCTTGCCCGTCACTTCTACACGGGAGGCGGGGAGGTCAAGTTCTACGTCGTACTGCTCGCCCGCAGCGGCAGCGGGCTGGGCGGGAGCGAAGGAGCCGGGCTTCACGGTCACCACGATGACCGGGGCCTCGGCCTCCACCGTCTCGGTCACGCGGGCGAGGTAGGTGTAGCGCTGGGCCTGCAGGGCCGCGCCGTTCGCCTTCAGGCTGATCGCGTCCTCGAGGTAGGGGGCGTCGAGCTTCACGGCCACGCGCGGCGCGAACTCACGGCCCGAGCGGCTGCCGCCGATGATGACGGTGTGGGCCTCGCCCTCCTGGGCGATCTGCGCAGTCGCAGCGGCCCACAGCTCAGCGTTGTACTGCGCCAGCGCGGGCAGATCTGCCACGAGCACCTGATCGGCGACAGCGGCGGCGGCGTTCGCCACATCGGCGGTGCCCTGGCCCAGCACGAGGAGGGTCACCGGTCCCTCACGCCCGGATTCACGGGCGGCAGTGACCATTTCGAGGGTGGCCTTGGCGAGCTGGCCCCCCGAGTGTTCAGCGACGATCAGGATCATGCGAGCACCTTCGCTTCATTGCGCAGGAGGTCGAGGAGTTGTTCGGCGGCGGCCTGCGGGTCCTTGCCGTCGATCATCTTGTTCAGGCGGGCGCGGGTCTGGATCTCGCTGCCCACCACGCGCACCGTCGGGGCCGCGCCGTAGCTGTCCAGCATGTCCTTGCGCAGCTCCTTTTTCTTGGCCTTCATGATGTTGGGCAGCGTCGGGTAGCGCGGCTCGTTGAGGCCCTGCTGGGTGGTCACCACGGCGGGCAGGGAGGCGCGGAAGCTCTCGTTGCCGTCGTCCACATCGTGGCGGCCCGTGAGGGTGTCGCCATCGACCTTCAGCTCATTGGTCCAGGTGAGTTGCGGCCAGCCCAGGCGCTCGGCGGTCGCCGCCCCCAGCGCCTGGCTGTCCCAGTCGGCCTCCTGCCCGCCGACCAGGATCAGGCCTGCGCCTTCCGCCTGCGCCACCTGCGCGACGACGCGGCTCAGCGCGATGGGGTCGAGCTTCTCGTCCGTCTCGATGTGGATGGCCCGGTCGACGCCCATCGCCAGGGCAGTGCGCAAGGCATCCTCGACCCGCTTGGGGCCGACGGCCAGCGCGACGATCTCCTCGACGGCCGTGCCGCCCTCGCGCAGACGCAGGGCCTCCTCCACGCCGTACTCGTCCATGCCGTCGATCACCAGGGTCGCCCCCTCCAGATCGACGTGGCCCCCGCTGATCTTCACGCGGGCCTCCGCGTCGGGCACTTGTCTTACCAGGGTCAGGATCTTCATGTGGCCTCCAAGATAAAGCGGGGTGGGGCCAGGCCCTCCCCCTCATCGCTACAGTTTGCTGTTCGCCGTCCAGGGCAGGCGGACTCCAGGAGGAGCGCCGCGCTGTTTGGACTCGGTGCAAGTTTAGCAGGCTGGTTTATGGGCAGGGAATCTCACCCAGGCCCCCCGACCCATCTCCCATTCATAAAGCCGCCGTCAAACTCATGAGGGGCGGGGCTCATCTTGGTCGCCGAGGCTGCGGGGGATATGAAACAGCTTCTTGCCCTGACTGCCGCCGCCGCCCTCGCCACGGCGGGTGCCCAGACCACCACGACCACCGTGAACGCGATTCCTGCCACGCCCATCAGCACGGGCCTGAGCGGCGTCGAACTCGGCCTGACCGGCGGGTATGCGGGCGGCCTGAGCGGTGAGGTCTTCCTGCACGTGCCCAACGTGGCCGGACCTTTCGGCGTGAAGGCGGGCGTGTCCTTCTCGCGCTTGGATCTCCTCGACGACAACGCGGCCCTCGTCACGCTGGGCGAGGACGACGCCATTACCCTGGGCGAATTCAAAGACATCTTCGACGCCACCGAGTCGGGCAGCGCGACCATTTTCAGCCTCGACGGCACCTACGCCCTCGGGCAGGTCGCTCCCGGCGTGAACAGCCTGGTGTACGCGGGCGGGCGCTATGGCCTGTTCCGGGGTGCCCTCAGCTATGAGGGGGAAAGCACCACCTACTCCAGCAACAACTTCGGCATCGGCGCGGGCGTGATGGCGAGCTACGCGATCGGGTCTAATCTCAGTCTCGTGGGCGACCTGGGCATCGATCAGTTCTTCGGCAGCGCGGTCAACGTGCGCCAGTCGAGCGGCGCGGACACCGACGCGGGCGCAGCCGAAGGCATCTACCGCCAGCCTGGCACCGTCTTCAAGGCCCGCATCGGCATCAAGACCGGCTTCTAACTCTCACTTCCCTGCCGCCCCTCGTCCCCGGTGGACGGGGGGTCTTTTGCGGTCACTTCCAGAAGGGTTTCAAGCTGCGTAAAGGCCGCCACCACACGGGGAAATCCCAGGTACGGCACGCAAAAGAGCAGCGCCTCGCGCACCTCAGCCTCGGTCGCGCCCGCCCGCAACGCCCCGCGCAGGTGGGTCTTCAGCTCCGGGGGGCTGCCCAGCGCGGCCAGCAGCGCACAGGCGATCAATTCTTTCGTCTTGAGGTCCAGGCCGGGGCGCTCGTACACCGTGTCGTAGGCGAAGTCGCGGATATACGCCATCAGGCTGGGGTCGAGGCGGGCGAGCCGCGCGAGAATGCGTTCCTCCTGCGCTCCAAAAATCTGTGTGCGGGCGGTGGCCTTGTCGTCGGAGTCCGGCATGTCAGGCAGGCTAACAGCGGGCGGGGCGGCCCCTCCCCGAAGGAAGAAGGCCGCCCCGCTGGAACGCGTTGACTTCTGTTTACTTCTTGAGGGCCTTGACGACCGCCGGGGTAAGGTCGGTGGCCGACGTGTTGGCGTACACCACCACGCCCGACTGCGCGGCGACGCGGCGGTCGAGGACGACCGTGAACCCGCTGCCCCGCGCCACCGAGGCCACGACCGAGTTCAGGCGGGTCTGGAGCGGCTTGAACTCCTTCGCCAACCGGGTGTCGTGGTTCCTCTGGGCCGTGACCAGGCTCTGCTGCGCTTTCTGGTAGGCCTGCGCATCGGCGGCCTTGCGGGTCTTCTGGGCCTGCGCCGCGAGCTTCTGGAGGTTGGCCTGTTTGGCTTTGAGGTCGGCGTCCACCCGCTTTTGCAGGCTGAGGTAGCCTGCCGAGTTCGGCATCGCGGCGACCGCCTGCTGCACGTTCACGAAGCCGACGCGCGAGCGGGCCTTCTGGGCCTGCGGCACCGTGCTCAGCAGGGCCAGCGGAAGGAGGAGAAGGGCGTAACGCATGGGCACTTCCTTTCGGGATGTGGGCTTTCGGGAGGGGAAAGGCGGCTTCAAGGCGAAACCCCCGCAGGTGCGGGGGCCGTCAGCCTGCGCCGGGGTCGGACAGCGCTTACTTCAGGGCCTTGACGGCCGCGTCGGTGAGGTCGGTGCCGTTCTCGGCAAACACCACCAGGCCGCTGGTGGCCGCCACGCGGCGGTCCATCACGATGGAGTAGCCGTTGGACTTGGCGACAGTGCTGATCGCGGTGTCGGCTGCCTTCTCGGCGGCCGTCACGCGGGCCTGCATGCCCTGAATCTGGGTGTCGTAGGCCTTGGCGCGGGCCTGCAGGGTGCCCACGAGCTGGGTGCGCTTGTCCTTCTCGGCGGCCGAGGCCTGAGCGCCCTTGGCGTCAATGTCACGAATCTGCTTTTCCAGGCCGCTGAGTTCGGTTTCGGCCTTCTTGCGCAGGTCGGTGAGCTCCTTGCCGACCGGCTGGGCGTTCATGATGGTCTGGACATCCACGAAACCGACCTTCTGGGGAGTGGTCTGCGCGTGCGGGGCGAGGGTCCCCAGACCGAACGCGGCCACGAGGGCCACGGGAGCGAGCGCCTTGGCGTTGATCTTCATGGGGCGCACGCTAGCACGGCCCTTTCTGAGCCGAATGAAGTTCTGTGCATCCGCTTCACATGGGGAATCAGCAGTGCGTCAGCTTGACAGGGGCTTCCATCCGCCGCCAGGAAAGGTAAGCTGAGTCATGCTTGTCCGCGACTGGATGACGCGTGACCCGATCACGGTCACGCCCGATACGCCCGTGATGGACGCCCTGCGCATTCTCAAGGAACGGGGCTTCCGCCGTCTGCCGGTGATGGAGGGGGGCCGGTTGATCGGCATCACCACCCGCAAGGACCTCAAGGACGCGATGCCCAGCAAGGCCACCACCCTGAGCGTCTGGGAACTGAACTACCTGCTGAGCAAACTGACCGTCTCGGAGATGATGGCCCGCCCGGTCATCACCGCGCACGAAGACGAGTACATGGAAGACGCCGCCCTGCGGATGCAGGAGCACGGGGTCGGCGGCCTGCCGGTCGTGGACGCGGGGGGCCGGGTCACCGGCATCATCACCATCACCGACGTGCTGCGGGCCTTTGTCGACATCATGGGCATGAAGGAGGGGGGCACCCGCCTCACCCTCGACATGCCCGATACCCCCGGCAGCCTCGCCCGCGCCGCGCAGGCCGCGCAGCCCAGCAACATCATCAGCGTGGCGACCTACGGCCACAGCGCCGAGGGAGGCCAGCCCCACCGCCGCTTCGTGATGCGCGTGACCGGCGAGGGGGCCGGGGACGTGAAGGCGCGGGTCCGGACGGCCGGAATCGACGTGCTGGACTGAGGAACCCTCACCCCCTCGCGGTGCGAGGCCCCTCTCCCCTACGGAGAGGGGTTTTCTACCTCTCCTCTACCCCTCGGCCAGTGCCCGCCACGCTGCCGACACCGCCGCGCCGCGCTCAAAAGAGACGCCCAGGTTGGCGAAGCAGTCTTCCAAAATGCCCGCGATGCCCAGCGCGTCGTAGCGGTCGGCGTACCCCAGGGTGGAGACGCGAAACACCGTGTCCTCGTGTGGGGCCTGACCGGGAAGCGCCCGCTGACCCATCTCGGCGAGGCGGGCGGCCACCTGACGGCCGGTGAGGGGCGTGGGGGGCCGCAGCACCGCGACGGCGGGCGAGGTGCGGGCGGCCCACGCCGGAGCCCCCAGTGCCTCCCCGGCCGCAATCAGCGCGTCGGCCTGCCGCCGTTTCTCGGCCCACAGCACCTCGCGCGGCACGGCTAGCAGGCGGTCAAGCGCGAGCGACAGCGCGAAGATCAGGTTGATGGCAGGCGTCTGGGGGGTGTTGCCGTCCTTCTGGCCGCGCAGCTCGCGGGTCAGGTCCAGGTAAAAGCCGCGCCCGGTGGCCCCCAACATCCGCTGCTGCACCTCGGGGCTGAACAGCACGAAGCCCAGGCCGGGGGGCGTGGCGGTGCCCTTCTGGCTGCCGCTGACGATGGCGTCCACCCCCCACTCGGCGGGGCGCAACTCAGCCACCCCGTAGGACGTGATGCAGTCGGCGATCACGATCAGGTCGGGATTCCGCGCCTTGGCTGCCCGCGTGATCGCCGCGAGGTCGTGCAGCGCCCCCGTGCTCGTTTCGCTGTGGGTGACGAGCAGGGTGTGGGCATCCACGCAGGCGTCCGCCACTTCCTCCGGGTCGAGCAGGTCACCCCAGGGGTTGGAAACCAGTGTGGTGTCGTAACCGAGCCTGTGCGCCATCTCGCCCCAGCGCTCGCTGAACTTGCCCGCCTGCGCGTTGACAACCTTCGCGCCCTCCGGCGTCAGGCTGACGAGCGCTCCCTCGAAGGCCCCGGTGCCGCTGCTGGTGGTGATCACCGCGTCGTAGGGGGCGCCCAGCAGGGCCGTGAGCTTGGCCCGCGCCTCTACCAGGGCCGCGATGCCCTCCGGCGAGCGGTGGTGCGGCTGCGGGCGGGCGAGTTCCAGCAGCACGCGCGGCTCGACCTCCACCGGGCCGGGCGCGATCAGGCGCGGGCGGTTGAGGGGGAGGTGGGCGTCGTAGCTAGGATCAGGCATGGGTTCATGGTAGGGGCTGAGGTGGCGGTGCCCCGCGCCGGTCTAGCCCGAACGGCCCCCCTCCTCGCCTGGGCCGATGAACCGCAGAAGATACCCGTCTGGATCAAGGACCAGAAATTCGCGCTGAACATGTTCCGTCTCGCCCTCCAGGTAGCGGGACGTGGTGAGCGGCACCTTGATCGGATAAGACGCTGCCAGCAGGCGCCCGTAGAGGCCGTCCACGTCCGGGGCCTCGATCTGAAAGTTGATGCCGCGTCCGAAGGGATACTCCAGGGTGCCCGTCTGCCAGGCATTGGCCTCCCGGACCTGCTCCAGCATCCACTGGACCGGCCCCAGGCTGAGGTAGGCGAAGCCGGGCCGCGTGTAGTGGACAGTGAAGCCGAAGAGCCGGGTGTACACGTCCAGGCTGCGGGCCAGGTCACGGACCGTCAACTCAGGCACCAGGGGCGCCCAGACGGTAACGGCTTCCAGAGACTCTGCTCCATTCCCCATCTCCGCACCCTAGCAAGCTGGGCGGGGTGTAGAAGGCGCCGGAGAGCCGCGCCAGAACAGGGGCACCACGGGCAACGTCAGCTCCTTCCTACCTCGGCGGCGCCAGCGGCAGCAGCCGCACCCCGCCTTCCCCGTCGCCGCCGATCAAGGTGGTGCCGTCGGGGCTGAGGGCCTCGGGCCAGCCGTCCCAGACGCGGGTAATGGCGCCTAGGGTGCGGCCCGTGGCGACCTCGCGCAACTCCAGCCACTCGCGGCCCTGCACGTCCACCCCGGTGCGGCGCACGAGGACCCGGCTGCCGTCCGCGCTGAAGCCGACCACGCCGCTGGTGCCGGCGAGGTAAGCGGGCGCAGGGAGTTCCTTGCCGTCCGAGAGGCGAATCAGTCGCCCACGCGAGGCCAGCATCCCGGCGCTGTCGGGCGTGAAGGTGCCGTAGCCCACCCCGTTCAGGGTGGCTCGCAGCGCCCCCGTGCCGCTCTCGAAGAGACGCGTTTTGGTCTGTCCCCGGAACAGGGGCGCGAAGAGGCGGCTGTCGGGGCTGAAGGGCAGCGCGGTCGGCTCGCCCCCGCCCTGGCTGGTCACGGTGGTCACGCGCCGGGCGGCCGTCCAGTCCCACAGTTGGGCGTAGCCGTTGCGGTTGCCCGCCGCCAGCCGGGTGCCGTCCGGGCTGAAGGTGAGTCGGGTCGTCCCCGTCAGGCCGCCTGCGACGAGCAGCTTTTGAAAGGTAAGGGCCGACGCGGAGGTCTGATAGGTGCTGAGCACCCCGACCCGCCCAGCGCGGGTGAGGGGGTCGGGCGTCAGCGCCACGGCGATC
It includes:
- a CDS encoding electron transfer flavoprotein subunit alpha/FixB family protein, which gives rise to MILIVAEHSGGQLAKATLEMVTAARESGREGPVTLLVLGQGTADVANAAAAVADQVLVADLPALAQYNAELWAAATAQIAQEGEAHTVIIGGSRSGREFAPRVAVKLDAPYLEDAISLKANGAALQAQRYTYLARVTETVEAEAPVIVVTVKPGSFAPAQPAAAAGEQYDVELDLPASRVEVTGKSVEKSSRVALTEADVIVSGGRGVGSPENFTAYVEGLADRLGAGVGATRAVVDAGWRPYAEQVGQTGKTVQPKAYVALGVSGAVQHLSGMGKSKYIVAINKDAEAPIFKVADYGIVGDVNQIVPALIEAARK
- a CDS encoding CBS and ACT domain-containing protein gives rise to the protein MLVRDWMTRDPITVTPDTPVMDALRILKERGFRRLPVMEGGRLIGITTRKDLKDAMPSKATTLSVWELNYLLSKLTVSEMMARPVITAHEDEYMEDAALRMQEHGVGGLPVVDAGGRVTGIITITDVLRAFVDIMGMKEGGTRLTLDMPDTPGSLARAAQAAQPSNIISVATYGHSAEGGQPHRRFVMRVTGEGAGDVKARVRTAGIDVLD
- a CDS encoding OmpH family outer membrane protein codes for the protein MKINAKALAPVALVAAFGLGTLAPHAQTTPQKVGFVDVQTIMNAQPVGKELTDLRKKAETELSGLEKQIRDIDAKGAQASAAEKDKRTQLVGTLQARAKAYDTQIQGMQARVTAAEKAADTAISTVAKSNGYSIVMDRRVAATSGLVVFAENGTDLTDAAVKALK
- a CDS encoding phospholipase A2; this encodes MRRAGLVLLAGVLGSCAPALFPSVPDREDSPVAVVQRLGWGTPEAFAAARPRLEPLWPALDWENNGCSTPQGLGLGYRDDFDSACVVHDFAYHNLRVLEPTAGNRRASDEAFRVNLRAICARKALAARPACYSAAEAYYRAVRLRGHTRFAPGT
- a CDS encoding WD40 repeat domain-containing protein, which encodes MKLNPSARPGGARFTARRAWSLLALLALAPLTAAQTAASERRVPPDPLVVVGIAPAALPVTPGASAGLVAVRGRYSAHVRLLDAATGEGRRSVMLPPEALLDVPPALSHDGRWIAVALTPDPLTRAGRVGVLSTYQTSASALTFQKLLVAGGLTGTTRLTFSPDGTRLAAGNRNGYAQLWDWTAARRVTTVTSQGGGEPTALPFSPDSRLFAPLFRGQTKTRLFESGTGALRATLNGVGYGTFTPDSAGMLASRGRLIRLSDGKELPAPAYLAGTSGVVGFSADGSRVLVRRTGVDVQGREWLELREVATGRTLGAITRVWDGWPEALSPDGTTLIGGDGEGGVRLLPLAPPR
- a CDS encoding bleomycin resistance protein → MTVRDLARSLDVYTRLFGFTVHYTRPGFAYLSLGPVQWMLEQVREANAWQTGTLEYPFGRGINFQIEAPDVDGLYGRLLAASYPIKVPLTTSRYLEGETEHVQREFLVLDPDGYLLRFIGPGEEGGRSG
- a CDS encoding OmpH family outer membrane protein — its product is MRYALLLLPLALLSTVPQAQKARSRVGFVNVQQAVAAMPNSAGYLSLQKRVDADLKAKQANLQKLAAQAQKTRKAADAQAYQKAQQSLVTAQRNHDTRLAKEFKPLQTRLNSVVASVARGSGFTVVLDRRVAAQSGVVVYANTSATDLTPAVVKALKK
- a CDS encoding electron transfer flavoprotein subunit beta/FixA family protein, with the protein product MKILTLVRQVPDAEARVKISGGHVDLEGATLVIDGMDEYGVEEALRLREGGTAVEEIVALAVGPKRVEDALRTALAMGVDRAIHIETDEKLDPIALSRVVAQVAQAEGAGLILVGGQEADWDSQALGAATAERLGWPQLTWTNELKVDGDTLTGRHDVDDGNESFRASLPAVVTTQQGLNEPRYPTLPNIMKAKKKELRKDMLDSYGAAPTVRVVGSEIQTRARLNKMIDGKDPQAAAEQLLDLLRNEAKVLA
- a CDS encoding aminotransferase class V-fold PLP-dependent enzyme; this translates as MPDPSYDAHLPLNRPRLIAPGPVEVEPRVLLELARPQPHHRSPEGIAALVEARAKLTALLGAPYDAVITTSSGTGAFEGALVSLTPEGAKVVNAQAGKFSERWGEMAHRLGYDTTLVSNPWGDLLDPEEVADACVDAHTLLVTHSETSTGALHDLAAITRAAKARNPDLIVIADCITSYGVAELRPAEWGVDAIVSGSQKGTATPPGLGFVLFSPEVQQRMLGATGRGFYLDLTRELRGQKDGNTPQTPAINLIFALSLALDRLLAVPREVLWAEKRRQADALIAAGEALGAPAWAARTSPAVAVLRPPTPLTGRQVAARLAEMGQRALPGQAPHEDTVFRVSTLGYADRYDALGIAGILEDCFANLGVSFERGAAVSAAWRALAEG
- a CDS encoding carboxymuconolactone decarboxylase family protein — encoded protein: MPDSDDKATARTQIFGAQEERILARLARLDPSLMAYIRDFAYDTVYERPGLDLKTKELIACALLAALGSPPELKTHLRGALRAGATEAEVREALLFCVPYLGFPRVVAAFTQLETLLEVTAKDPPSTGDEGRQGSES